A window from Psychrobium sp. MM17-31 encodes these proteins:
- a CDS encoding GNAT family N-acetyltransferase, with product MSSHTMSPQTVSSHEIDWQVLTFDELTTHQLYQLLQLRVAVFVVEQTCYYQEIDGKDHAPQTRHVLGYKEGEIVAYTRVLAPGVSYPEHASIGRVIVDKSCRGSTVGFDLMTRSMSVVESLWPTSPVKISAQEPLEKFYNQFGFEKASPMYLEDDIPHIAMIAKAHQ from the coding sequence ATGTCATCCCACACTATGTCACCTCAGACTGTGTCATCTCATGAAATTGACTGGCAGGTCTTGACCTTTGATGAGCTAACAACGCATCAATTATATCAACTACTGCAACTGCGGGTAGCGGTGTTTGTTGTCGAGCAAACCTGTTATTACCAAGAAATAGACGGTAAAGATCACGCTCCGCAAACTCGTCATGTACTCGGTTATAAGGAAGGAGAAATTGTCGCTTACACCCGAGTATTGGCCCCCGGTGTGAGCTATCCCGAACATGCGAGTATTGGGCGGGTGATTGTAGATAAGAGTTGTCGTGGTTCCACGGTGGGTTTTGATTTAATGACGCGCTCGATGTCTGTTGTCGAGTCATTATGGCCGACATCGCCGGTAAAGATTTCAGCGCAAGAGCCGCTTGAAAAGTTCTACAATCAATTTGGCTTTGAAAAAGCCTCTCCAATGTATTTAGAAGACGATATTCCACATATCGCAATGATTGCCAAAGCTCACCAATAA
- a CDS encoding NupC/NupG family nucleoside CNT transporter, translating into MNVLMGIVGIITLITIAVLMSENRKAINIRTVVVAFLIQASLGAFVLYIPAGQSVLEGISGAVQAVIDSAQEGLNFLFGGLVGPKMFEVFGDGGFVFALRVLPIIIFFSSFIAVLYYLGIMQKIIAVLGGLLQKAMGTSRTESLSATANVFVGQTEAPLVVRPYIKGMTRSELFAVMVGGLASVAGSVLAGYASLGIELKYLVAASFMAAPGGLLMAKLMVPETEKPNNELDDIEDESDEKPANVIEAAASGASSGMQLALNVGAMLLAFIGLIAVMNGLVGYIGSLAGYDNITIQLILGYIFSPLAFLIGVPWHEAIQAGSFIGQKLVVNEFVAYIDFVNMKDSLSPHTQAIVTFALCGFANLSSIAILLGGIGAMAPSRRNEIARLGLKAVAAGSLSNLMSATIAGLFLSFT; encoded by the coding sequence ATGAATGTACTTATGGGCATAGTTGGTATTATTACCCTAATCACTATCGCCGTTTTAATGTCGGAAAACCGCAAAGCGATTAACATTCGCACTGTGGTAGTGGCCTTTTTGATCCAAGCCAGTTTAGGTGCATTTGTACTATACATTCCCGCAGGCCAAAGCGTATTAGAAGGAATTTCAGGCGCGGTGCAAGCTGTTATCGACAGCGCGCAAGAAGGTCTAAATTTCTTATTTGGCGGTCTAGTTGGCCCTAAAATGTTTGAAGTATTTGGTGATGGCGGTTTTGTTTTTGCACTGCGCGTATTACCAATTATTATCTTCTTCTCTTCATTTATCGCCGTCCTTTACTACCTTGGCATTATGCAGAAAATTATCGCGGTGCTTGGTGGCTTACTGCAAAAAGCGATGGGAACCAGCCGCACTGAGTCGCTATCGGCGACAGCAAACGTCTTTGTTGGCCAAACGGAAGCACCTTTAGTGGTTCGTCCATACATCAAAGGCATGACCCGCTCAGAGCTATTTGCGGTGATGGTTGGTGGTTTAGCCTCAGTAGCAGGTTCAGTATTGGCAGGTTATGCAAGTCTTGGCATCGAGCTTAAATACTTGGTAGCGGCATCATTTATGGCTGCGCCAGGCGGTCTATTGATGGCAAAATTAATGGTGCCAGAAACCGAAAAGCCAAATAATGAACTAGATGACATTGAAGATGAAAGCGATGAAAAGCCTGCCAATGTGATTGAAGCTGCGGCAAGTGGCGCGAGCTCAGGTATGCAACTAGCATTAAACGTTGGCGCTATGCTGTTAGCATTCATCGGTTTAATCGCGGTAATGAATGGTTTAGTTGGCTACATCGGCTCACTGGCTGGTTACGATAACATCACTATCCAGCTTATCTTGGGTTACATTTTCTCACCATTAGCCTTCTTGATCGGTGTTCCGTGGCACGAAGCGATTCAAGCTGGTAGTTTCATCGGCCAAAAATTAGTCGTTAACGAGTTCGTGGCATACATTGATTTTGTCAATATGAAAGACTCACTATCACCTCATACGCAAGCTATTGTCACCTTTGCACTATGTGGTTTTGCAAACCTTTCATCGATTGCTATTTTGCTGGGCGGTATCGGTGCTATGGCGCCATCAAGACGTAACGAAATCGCTCGTCTTGGCTTAAAGGCAGTCGCTGCGGGTAGCCTATCAAATCTTATGAGTGCAACTATTGCAGGTTTATTCCTCTCGTTCACTTAA
- a CDS encoding EAL domain-containing protein, giving the protein MSKNLTKVKIVGAIVCFLVLFFAINFWSDISQKILNRQKNSLIQELTIANAIQVENLLNGAVSSSKIIEAELKLHPNDLHDLSVLANVIVNKYPELDQIRLSPNNITTHVFPASASAKYVGKVIVSPFLQPNGSEQYNAFLSIPQIINGDYVVKSHIPVTINDEHWGYVTYHINLTTLFTKIQLNQLDTSQYSYQVVHQGTFNKSTVLAESESPLSKDYYSAAIRVPNNAWYLKLSANANSDNPLSIINLVFSIMLASVFTLIGFLGISEPSRLRNSMKRLIQRFEYQQLILNQVLDNVTDEVYISDRNGKVYLNSGNAKDNHHIPSNILLENIHKRSNDNCVFEPDSKTPIDPSQHPINRALFNNETIIKKVKLMPTNEPSYMMELRSQPIFDALYNKVGALCIGQRLESESEAPTPNTSRNVILDMLAHDKPLKSVFEHIISDTQNNLDDVVAAITLINTKTQQISDVISKDLPTFYVDSLLGMKVEDRVMSNCSAIYHDKLTIVEDIEVHPFWVDYKELARQAKFRSCWSQPIHDTNNNVLGTLDIYSAKVNQTAPADIMILKEAAILCSLTLERHRDSHRLQKMSLAVQHSSNAVIITDSAGIIEYINPHYTKVTGYAPVEKLGTLIPVFDHNITPSHIVNDINQHLAVSNKWQGELKGQTKKRGDYWAMVSVTPILGPDQRINHLVFVLEDITQINQSVSRIDYHNSHDPLTNLYNRQAFEHRLQFLFTRAQEDVRTHALCAINIDQYNYLDQQYGYQASDELLRQVSQILSQQLRRRDTLARLGSDQFVVLMEDCDSTSAMGTAKELTARMEGFKFDWGNQSFDISLSVGISEVTSQSESPVQVCRQADMACNKVKTLPNQTVLIFQESGEAMPLSGDMFWAEQIKLALKEQQFLLYVQPIVAINQSVSQRYEVLLRLRDSKGNLVNPDIFLPAAARYNLSLAIDKWVIEQTLIWCQNNPESMANIEKISINLSSDALTDESFTFYLIELSALYPELFNTLMFEFSEYHLLSNIAHSKRFIEALSHTGCEFSIDNFGRGLSSFSHLRELPVSNIKIDGELIKSLISDPIAGATLQSILHLSEALAIDIVATNVENDRIANKLRDYNINYAQGFLLGEPFLLTTMRKQ; this is encoded by the coding sequence ATGAGCAAGAATTTAACGAAAGTTAAAATTGTCGGTGCCATCGTTTGTTTTTTGGTGTTATTTTTTGCCATTAATTTTTGGTCTGATATTTCTCAGAAAATTCTAAACCGTCAAAAGAACTCGTTAATTCAAGAGCTAACCATTGCCAACGCAATCCAAGTAGAGAATCTTCTCAATGGTGCGGTAAGCTCGTCTAAGATCATCGAAGCTGAACTCAAACTGCATCCAAATGATTTGCACGATCTATCGGTGTTAGCCAACGTTATTGTTAACAAATATCCAGAGCTCGATCAGATCCGTCTATCGCCAAACAACATTACCACTCACGTATTTCCCGCCAGTGCCAGTGCTAAGTATGTAGGCAAGGTTATTGTTTCACCTTTTTTGCAACCAAATGGTAGCGAGCAGTACAACGCATTTTTATCAATACCACAGATTATTAATGGTGATTACGTCGTCAAGAGCCATATTCCAGTCACCATCAATGATGAGCACTGGGGCTATGTTACTTATCACATTAACCTAACGACATTATTTACTAAAATTCAGCTCAATCAGCTCGATACCAGCCAATATAGCTATCAAGTTGTGCATCAAGGCACTTTTAATAAATCAACCGTTCTCGCGGAATCGGAGTCGCCGCTGAGCAAAGACTACTACTCTGCGGCTATTCGCGTGCCCAACAATGCGTGGTATCTCAAACTTAGCGCCAATGCCAATAGTGACAATCCACTGTCTATTATTAACCTCGTGTTTAGCATTATGCTGGCATCTGTTTTTACCTTGATTGGTTTTTTAGGAATTTCAGAGCCTTCACGCCTACGCAATAGTATGAAGCGCTTAATTCAGCGCTTTGAATATCAGCAACTGATCCTCAATCAAGTGCTCGATAATGTCACCGATGAAGTGTACATCTCAGATCGTAACGGCAAGGTTTATCTCAATAGTGGCAATGCTAAAGACAACCATCACATTCCGTCAAACATCTTATTGGAGAATATTCACAAGCGCTCAAATGATAACTGCGTTTTTGAGCCAGATAGCAAAACCCCCATTGATCCTAGTCAGCATCCGATTAATCGCGCCCTATTTAACAACGAAACCATCATCAAGAAAGTAAAACTCATGCCAACCAATGAGCCGAGTTACATGATGGAGTTGCGATCTCAGCCTATTTTCGATGCTCTATACAATAAGGTAGGCGCTTTGTGTATTGGCCAGCGGCTCGAATCTGAAAGCGAAGCGCCAACACCTAACACCAGCCGTAATGTTATTTTAGATATGTTAGCTCATGACAAACCGTTAAAGAGTGTGTTTGAACATATTATTAGTGATACTCAAAACAATCTCGACGATGTTGTCGCGGCAATTACCCTCATTAACACTAAAACCCAACAAATTAGTGATGTCATTAGTAAAGATCTCCCCACTTTCTATGTTGATTCGCTACTAGGTATGAAAGTGGAAGACCGGGTAATGTCCAATTGCAGCGCTATCTACCACGATAAATTAACCATAGTGGAAGATATCGAGGTGCATCCATTCTGGGTCGATTACAAAGAGCTAGCGCGCCAAGCAAAATTTCGCTCGTGTTGGTCACAACCTATCCACGATACCAATAATAACGTGTTAGGCACCTTAGATATCTACAGTGCTAAAGTGAATCAAACGGCACCTGCCGATATTATGATCCTCAAAGAAGCGGCAATCTTGTGCTCCTTAACCCTAGAGCGACATCGCGACAGTCATCGATTACAGAAGATGTCATTGGCAGTACAACATAGCTCTAATGCGGTAATTATCACCGATAGCGCAGGGATCATTGAATACATTAATCCTCATTACACCAAAGTCACTGGCTATGCCCCCGTTGAAAAATTAGGGACATTAATTCCAGTTTTTGACCACAACATTACCCCTAGCCATATCGTCAATGACATCAATCAGCATTTAGCTGTAAGCAACAAATGGCAAGGGGAATTAAAAGGCCAAACTAAAAAACGTGGCGATTATTGGGCAATGGTCAGTGTGACGCCAATCCTTGGCCCCGATCAGCGTATCAATCACCTTGTATTCGTTTTGGAAGACATTACCCAAATTAACCAAAGTGTTAGCCGTATTGACTATCACAACTCCCACGATCCGCTAACCAATTTATACAACCGTCAGGCGTTTGAACATCGATTACAATTTTTATTTACTCGCGCTCAAGAAGATGTTCGTACACACGCTTTATGCGCCATCAATATCGATCAATACAATTACTTAGATCAACAATATGGTTATCAGGCCAGTGATGAGTTACTACGCCAAGTGAGTCAAATCTTGAGTCAACAACTCAGACGCCGCGATACCCTCGCCCGTCTTGGCAGCGATCAATTTGTGGTACTGATGGAAGATTGTGATAGTACCAGCGCCATGGGCACCGCCAAAGAATTAACCGCACGCATGGAAGGCTTTAAATTTGATTGGGGCAATCAGTCATTTGATATTTCGCTAAGTGTCGGTATTAGCGAAGTAACTAGTCAAAGTGAGTCACCAGTTCAAGTGTGTCGCCAAGCAGATATGGCTTGTAATAAGGTCAAAACCTTGCCTAATCAAACTGTACTTATCTTCCAAGAAAGCGGTGAGGCAATGCCATTAAGTGGCGATATGTTCTGGGCTGAACAAATAAAACTTGCCCTCAAAGAACAGCAATTCCTGCTTTACGTGCAGCCCATTGTCGCGATTAATCAAAGCGTTTCGCAACGCTACGAAGTATTACTGCGCCTTCGTGATAGTAAGGGTAACCTAGTTAACCCCGACATATTTCTACCGGCAGCAGCGCGTTACAATCTCAGTTTGGCGATTGACAAATGGGTTATCGAACAAACGTTAATCTGGTGTCAAAACAACCCTGAATCGATGGCTAATATCGAAAAAATATCGATTAACCTTAGTAGCGATGCGCTAACAGACGAGTCCTTTACCTTTTATTTGATTGAGCTATCAGCGCTCTATCCTGAGTTATTTAATACATTAATGTTCGAGTTTAGTGAATATCACTTATTGAGTAATATTGCTCATAGCAAGCGATTCATCGAGGCCTTATCTCACACAGGTTGTGAATTTAGCATCGATAATTTCGGACGCGGTTTATCGTCTTTCAGCCATTTACGAGAACTTCCTGTCAGCAATATTAAAATCGACGGTGAATTAATAAAATCGCTCATCAGTGATCCGATAGCCGGAGCAACTTTACAATCTATCTTACATTTAAGTGAGGCCTTGGCTATTGATATCGTGGCAACAAACGTCGAGAATGACCGCATTGCCAATAAATTGCGCGATTACAATATTAATTACGCGCAAGGCTTTTTGCTAGGTGAACCCTTCTTACTGACAACAATGAGAAAACAATAA
- a CDS encoding paraquat-inducible protein A yields the protein MTAFAKQLILNVLWLITALLLVIGLTQPMFTFTHFYFFDDTFSLVDGIFHLAAQGEFILFGLLFLFSLVMPVVKMLMLLYNINAGQLLSSKQRLHLDKISKLGKWSMLDVYVIAILAVTVKLGMIASVAIHFGLVAFAVSVTLSMLLPLAISALYHRKSPLQIDHDTAITWRSEAEIMAEDHIIDALKLSQPLALEAGEFKAQLIDVYDKQGVWQVKAHIAQNESDWLLLPIASR from the coding sequence GTGACTGCTTTTGCCAAACAATTGATCTTAAACGTGCTGTGGCTAATTACAGCGCTGCTATTAGTTATCGGTTTAACTCAACCGATGTTTACTTTCACCCATTTCTATTTTTTCGACGATACATTTTCACTCGTCGACGGTATTTTTCATCTTGCTGCGCAAGGCGAATTTATCTTGTTTGGTTTGCTATTTCTGTTCAGCCTTGTAATGCCTGTGGTTAAAATGCTGATGCTGCTTTACAACATTAATGCTGGACAATTGCTTTCATCTAAACAGCGACTCCATCTCGATAAAATCTCCAAACTAGGCAAGTGGTCAATGTTGGATGTTTACGTCATCGCGATTCTTGCAGTGACAGTGAAGCTGGGGATGATAGCGTCAGTAGCCATTCACTTTGGCCTTGTCGCTTTTGCTGTGTCTGTAACGCTGAGTATGCTGTTGCCACTGGCAATCTCTGCGCTCTATCATCGAAAGTCACCTTTGCAAATTGACCACGACACGGCCATTACTTGGCGCAGTGAAGCTGAGATTATGGCGGAAGATCATATAATCGATGCCCTCAAGTTATCACAGCCTCTCGCTTTAGAAGCTGGTGAATTTAAAGCGCAACTCATCGACGTATACGACAAACAGGGAGTATGGCAGGTAAAGGCTCACATAGCGCAAAATGAAAGCGACTGGCTACTGTTGCCAATAGCCAGCCGTTAA
- the maiA gene encoding maleylacetoacetate isomerase, which translates to MLILHGYWRSSAAYRVRIVLNLLDLTHEHRSVHLVKNGGEQHLNDYDALNPSHLVPTLEDKTRYEPVVITQSMAIIEYLDEVFGESSLVGKSPLERALIRSLAQDICCDIHPLNNLRVVQHLGDVASFEAEDKATWMRHWMTTGFSALEKKLAKSAGKFCVGNEVSLVDVCLIPQLYNAHRFGLSLDDYPTIAAIEKRCLALDAFANAVPEKQADAS; encoded by the coding sequence ATGTTGATTTTACATGGGTATTGGCGCTCGAGTGCCGCTTATCGCGTCCGTATCGTATTGAACCTGTTAGATTTAACACATGAGCATCGCAGTGTACATTTAGTTAAAAACGGCGGAGAGCAGCACTTAAATGACTATGATGCACTAAATCCAAGTCATTTAGTGCCAACGTTGGAAGATAAAACACGCTATGAGCCTGTGGTGATTACACAATCAATGGCGATTATTGAATATCTTGATGAAGTGTTTGGTGAGAGTTCTTTGGTAGGTAAGTCGCCACTAGAGCGCGCCTTAATTCGTTCGTTAGCGCAGGATATTTGCTGTGATATCCACCCGTTAAATAACTTACGCGTGGTGCAGCACTTAGGTGATGTGGCGTCATTTGAAGCGGAAGATAAAGCAACATGGATGCGCCATTGGATGACAACTGGCTTTAGCGCATTAGAAAAGAAACTCGCAAAATCTGCGGGTAAATTTTGTGTTGGTAATGAGGTTAGTCTCGTCGATGTATGCTTAATTCCGCAGCTCTACAACGCCCACCGCTTTGGATTGTCGCTAGATGATTACCCAACAATTGCGGCGATAGAAAAGCGCTGTCTCGCGCTTGATGCGTTTGCAAATGCAGTACCTGAAAAGCAGGCTGACGCTTCTTAG
- the tyrR gene encoding transcriptional regulator TyrR — translation MRLEVLCENRLGIAQEILGLLASFNLNLRGIDADQTGRVYVHFPEIEFSDFQKLMQSIRKIVGVNDVRAVSHMPSEQEHYGLLTLLKNLPDPIFSIDLKGQITRANDAALKLIGEDESSSDKEPLNNWVSGFSFSKWLASKDVSPLASRVSVEKIEYLAEIIPVYLPDVDDKKIVTGAVILLKSSQRIDKQYNALKSAPENSFANVLAFSPAMKEVVATAKQHAVLDAPLLISGDTGTGKEVLARACHEHSDRRDKPFIAINCAAIPDEVAESELFGYAPNSVSKRLEGKQGLIEKAQGGTLFFDEIAEMTPLMQVKLVRLIESNKFRRVGGDEEVTVDIRIICASQQDLSQLIQTGKFREDLYYRINVLQINLLPLLQRKQDIIPLAETFLAYYALKLNSSAQRLSIDAKRHIQDYSWPGNIRQLKNAIYRGVSQSLDAIEVDVAELELPSYSKDFGYYDCEFEGTLDQATKQFEANLLKRLYPAYPSTRLLAKKLGVSHTAIANKLRDYGINKNTLNNSNNGES, via the coding sequence GTGCGTTTAGAAGTTCTTTGTGAAAATCGTTTAGGTATTGCCCAAGAAATTTTGGGATTACTGGCGAGTTTTAATCTTAATCTACGTGGTATTGACGCTGACCAAACTGGCCGTGTCTACGTTCATTTTCCCGAAATTGAATTTTCCGACTTTCAAAAGCTTATGCAATCCATTCGGAAAATTGTCGGGGTTAATGACGTTCGTGCCGTATCGCATATGCCTTCAGAGCAAGAGCATTACGGTTTACTTACGTTACTCAAGAATCTGCCTGATCCAATTTTTTCGATTGACTTAAAAGGGCAAATTACCCGTGCCAATGATGCGGCGTTAAAGTTAATTGGCGAAGATGAGTCGTCAAGCGATAAAGAACCATTAAATAATTGGGTGTCAGGCTTTTCATTTAGCAAATGGTTAGCTAGCAAAGATGTCTCGCCATTGGCATCACGGGTGAGCGTTGAGAAAATCGAGTATTTGGCAGAGATTATACCTGTCTATCTGCCTGACGTTGATGACAAAAAAATTGTCACTGGTGCGGTTATTTTACTCAAGTCTTCACAGCGCATCGATAAGCAATATAACGCCCTTAAATCCGCTCCTGAGAATAGCTTTGCTAACGTGTTAGCATTTTCCCCGGCCATGAAAGAGGTAGTCGCCACAGCCAAGCAACACGCGGTACTGGATGCGCCGCTTCTTATTTCTGGTGATACTGGAACGGGTAAAGAAGTGTTGGCACGTGCTTGTCATGAGCATAGCGATCGTCGCGATAAGCCGTTTATTGCAATCAACTGCGCCGCTATTCCCGATGAAGTGGCTGAATCTGAGCTGTTTGGCTATGCGCCGAATTCGGTGTCTAAGCGTTTAGAAGGTAAGCAAGGGCTTATTGAAAAAGCGCAAGGCGGTACCTTGTTCTTTGATGAAATTGCTGAAATGACCCCGCTGATGCAAGTCAAATTGGTGCGTTTGATTGAATCAAATAAGTTTAGACGTGTTGGTGGTGATGAAGAAGTCACCGTAGATATTCGAATTATTTGCGCGTCACAGCAAGACTTAAGTCAGCTGATTCAAACGGGCAAATTCAGAGAGGATTTGTATTATCGCATTAATGTGTTGCAGATTAATTTATTGCCGCTGTTGCAACGCAAGCAAGATATTATTCCACTGGCGGAGACCTTTCTGGCTTATTATGCCCTTAAGCTCAATAGTAGCGCGCAACGTTTATCGATCGATGCGAAACGTCATATCCAAGATTACAGTTGGCCGGGTAACATTAGGCAGCTTAAGAACGCAATTTATCGCGGTGTCAGCCAATCGTTAGATGCAATTGAAGTTGATGTCGCCGAGCTAGAGTTGCCATCTTATAGTAAAGATTTCGGCTATTACGACTGTGAGTTTGAAGGGACTCTAGATCAAGCAACCAAGCAGTTTGAAGCGAATTTACTTAAACGCTTATATCCCGCCTATCCAAGCACGCGATTGTTGGCGAAAAAGCTTGGCGTATCCCATACGGCGATAGCCAACAAGTTACGAGACTACGGTATTAATAAAAATACCTTAAACAATTCAAATAACGGAGAGTCTTAG
- the secF gene encoding protein translocase subunit SecF — translation MFQILKNVSTISFMKWRKLAMVFSAALMIASVAMVSTKGLNLGLDFTGGTVIEVGYSQEANLQNIRQTLEGNGFDDAVVQSFGSPRDVLIRLAPRQDVKPETIGSQVLELLNSNSDQEVKMRRIEFVGPKVGDELAEKGGLAMLAALICIMIYVALRFEWRFALGSVFALAHDVFLTVGLFSLLQLEFDLTVLAAILAVIGYSLNDTIVVSDRIRENFRKLRTGSPSEVIDISLTQTMSRTLITSLTTIIVLFALFFKGGALIHGFATALLFGVFIGTYSSIYVASSIALSLGITKEDLMPVEVEKEGEDQEEMHL, via the coding sequence ATGTTTCAGATCCTTAAAAATGTAAGCACTATCAGCTTTATGAAATGGCGAAAGCTCGCCATGGTTTTTTCAGCGGCATTAATGATTGCAAGTGTAGCTATGGTATCGACTAAGGGACTTAACCTTGGTTTGGATTTCACCGGCGGTACCGTGATTGAAGTTGGCTACAGTCAAGAAGCTAATCTTCAGAATATCCGTCAAACACTTGAAGGTAACGGTTTCGACGATGCCGTGGTACAAAGTTTTGGCAGCCCGCGTGACGTACTAATTCGTTTGGCACCACGTCAAGACGTTAAACCTGAGACCATTGGTAGTCAGGTGCTTGAATTACTCAATAGCAATTCTGACCAAGAAGTTAAGATGCGCCGTATCGAGTTCGTAGGGCCTAAAGTAGGTGATGAGTTAGCAGAAAAAGGTGGCCTCGCGATGCTTGCCGCACTTATCTGTATCATGATTTACGTTGCGCTGCGTTTTGAATGGCGTTTCGCACTAGGTTCAGTGTTCGCACTGGCGCATGATGTGTTCTTAACGGTCGGTTTATTCTCACTGTTACAATTAGAGTTTGACCTAACAGTATTGGCGGCAATCCTCGCAGTAATCGGTTACTCACTTAACGATACCATCGTTGTATCAGACCGTATTCGTGAGAATTTCCGTAAGCTGCGTACTGGTAGCCCAAGTGAAGTTATCGATATCTCACTAACGCAGACCATGAGCCGTACCTTGATTACCTCATTAACGACGATTATCGTATTGTTCGCCTTATTCTTTAAAGGCGGCGCGCTAATCCACGGTTTTGCGACAGCATTGCTATTTGGTGTCTTTATCGGTACTTACTCGTCGATTTACGTTGCTTCTTCAATCGCATTATCTCTTGGTATTACCAAAGAAGATCTGATGCCGGTTGAGGTTGAGAAAGAAGGCGAAGATCAGGAAGAAATGCACCTGTAA
- the secD gene encoding protein translocase subunit SecD — protein MLNRYPLWKTLLIALTVIIGFLYAAPNLYEPDPALQISGIKGREVQLSTFERIKSKLDSQIEVKSASLDKGQVLIRLNDLDAQLKAREIATELLGDQYTVALNMAQTTPEWLAAIGASPLNLGLDLRGGIYFLMEVDMRDLMKTTHEQMVLDFKTDLRKERIRYRSIRMNNDGVDLKFRNEESLQKGLALLENNYRTTVFTQLRSDPLAVRAAMSPELLRQTKLEAVEQNITIIRSRVNELGVAEPDVQRQGEDRIVVQLPGVQDTAKAKELLGATATLELRLADYQASPNNVPADSKLYQRREGGSVVLKKKVILRGERITGAQSGFDENGMPQVSIKLDATGGNLMSEFSKNHINQPMATVFIEYKPTGKVDKDGKQILKKVEEVISVANIATQLGKNFRITGLDSPHEARSLAQLLRAGALRAPIQIVEERTVGPSLGKENIELGKTAIIFGLAGVLLFMLVYYRGFGLVSNVALASNVVLIIGVMSMIPDVALTLPGMAGIVLTVGMAVDANVLIFERIREEIKAGRSVQQAIHHGYDSAFSTIFDANITTLIAAIILFSFGAGPIKGFAITLSIGIVTSVFTAVVVTRAVVNAWLGGKRVDKLSI, from the coding sequence ATGTTAAACAGGTACCCATTATGGAAAACTTTGCTGATTGCACTGACAGTCATCATCGGTTTTCTATATGCGGCGCCTAACTTGTATGAGCCTGATCCTGCACTGCAGATTTCAGGTATCAAAGGACGCGAAGTTCAGCTAAGCACCTTTGAGCGCATTAAAAGCAAGTTAGACTCGCAAATAGAGGTTAAGTCGGCGTCACTTGACAAAGGTCAGGTGCTGATTCGTCTTAACGATCTCGATGCACAACTTAAAGCGCGTGAAATTGCCACTGAACTATTGGGCGACCAATACACAGTTGCTCTAAACATGGCGCAGACAACACCTGAATGGCTCGCTGCTATTGGTGCATCGCCATTGAATCTTGGTCTAGATTTACGCGGTGGTATCTACTTCTTAATGGAAGTTGATATGCGCGATTTAATGAAGACGACTCACGAGCAAATGGTTTTAGACTTTAAAACTGATTTGCGTAAAGAGCGTATTCGCTATCGCAGTATTCGCATGAATAACGATGGTGTTGACCTAAAATTCCGCAACGAAGAGTCGTTACAAAAAGGCTTAGCGCTATTAGAAAACAACTATCGTACAACGGTATTTACCCAGCTTAGATCAGATCCATTAGCGGTTCGCGCTGCAATGAGTCCTGAGCTATTACGCCAAACCAAACTCGAAGCAGTTGAGCAGAATATCACTATTATTCGCTCGCGTGTTAATGAGCTAGGTGTGGCGGAGCCAGACGTACAACGTCAAGGTGAAGATCGTATCGTTGTGCAATTGCCAGGTGTTCAAGATACGGCAAAAGCGAAAGAGCTGTTAGGTGCTACTGCGACCTTAGAGCTGCGTTTAGCTGACTATCAAGCATCGCCAAATAATGTGCCTGCCGATTCTAAACTTTACCAACGCCGCGAAGGTGGCAGTGTTGTATTGAAGAAGAAGGTAATTTTGCGCGGTGAGCGTATCACTGGCGCGCAATCTGGATTCGATGAAAACGGCATGCCTCAGGTAAGCATCAAACTTGATGCCACTGGCGGTAACCTAATGTCAGAGTTTTCTAAGAATCACATCAATCAGCCGATGGCTACTGTGTTTATTGAATACAAGCCAACAGGAAAAGTTGATAAAGACGGCAAGCAAATTCTTAAGAAAGTGGAAGAAGTGATCAGTGTTGCAAACATTGCGACTCAACTTGGTAAAAACTTCCGTATTACTGGTTTAGATAGCCCGCATGAAGCACGCTCTTTAGCGCAGTTATTACGTGCTGGTGCACTACGCGCGCCAATTCAAATTGTTGAAGAGCGCACCGTAGGTCCAAGCCTTGGTAAAGAAAATATTGAGCTTGGTAAAACGGCGATTATCTTTGGCCTAGCTGGCGTACTACTGTTTATGTTGGTTTACTACCGCGGCTTTGGTCTGGTATCAAATGTAGCGCTAGCGTCTAACGTGGTATTAATTATTGGTGTTATGTCGATGATCCCGGATGTTGCGCTAACATTACCGGGGATGGCTGGTATTGTATTAACCGTTGGTATGGCGGTGGATGCGAATGTACTTATTTTCGAACGTATACGTGAAGAGATAAAAGCGGGACGTAGTGTTCAGCAAGCTATTCATCATGGTTACGACAGTGCATTCTCAACCATTTTCGATGCCAACATCACCACGTTAATTGCCGCAATCATTTTGTTCTCGTTTGGTGCGGGCCCAATTAAAGGCTTCGCGATTACGTTATCTATCGGTATTGTAACCTCGGTATTTACCGCTGTTGTGGTAACGCGTGCCGTTGTTAATGCGTGGCTTGGTGGCAAGCGCGTTGATAAACTTTCAATTTAG